The Mytilus galloprovincialis chromosome 2, xbMytGall1.hap1.1, whole genome shotgun sequence genome has a window encoding:
- the LOC143062189 gene encoding uncharacterized protein LOC143062189: MSGYASYDEALDPKYGDPYQVSLVVADENSLLGYGKIVTDFEKEEVEITPWPVGGWRKLYPGTGAMGGIVSGDFVYEWEGDVCKAINNAVGGHYVTGRLPTGVSFENRTHVLVREANYHPDGGQIFFPRDKDPFIALLALPTDDIKQEDFKAFYFDGSFGVQIHANIWHQPVYPIKDRAVFLGKQGAVHACVCMDSVDEWGKYLSVPLKLQS; the protein is encoded by the coding sequence ATGAGTGGATATGCAAGCTATGATGAGGCACTTGATCCTAAATACGGGGATCCCTATCAAGTTTCATTGGTGGTGGCAGACGAGAATAGTTTATTAGGTTACGGGAAAATTGTTACAGATTTTGAAAAGGAGGAAGTTGAAATTACCCCCTGGCCTGTAGGTGGATGGCGAAAGTTGTATCCAGGAACTGGTGCTATGGGTGGCATAGTGAGCGGGGATTTTGTTTATGAATGGGAGGGAGACGTTTGTAAAGCAATAAATAATGCTGTAGGCGGTCATTACGTCACTGGTCGTCTGCCAACTGGTGTTTCTTTTGAAAACCGAACCCACGTGCTGGTGAGGGAAGCTAATTACCACCCTGATGGCGGTCAGATATTTTTTCCAAGAGACAAAGACCCTTTCATTGCCTTATTAGCCTTACCGACTGACGATATTAAACAAGAAGATTTTAAGGCATTTTATTTTGATGGATCTTTTGGTGTACAGATCCATGCCAACATCTGGCATCAGCCTGTTTATCCTATTAAAGATCGAGCTGTGTTTCTAGGGAAACAGGGAGCGGTTCATGCATGTGTTTGTATGGATTCTGTTGATGAGTGGGGGAAATATTTGTCAGTTCCACTAAAACTACAATCTTAA